The following coding sequences lie in one Gorilla gorilla gorilla isolate KB3781 chromosome 5, NHGRI_mGorGor1-v2.1_pri, whole genome shotgun sequence genomic window:
- the LOC109027298 gene encoding serine/arginine repetitive matrix protein 3-like: MAGVRRERRTRGCATQPRRVKPRPQGPSRKSRLGRPDPTHGMRSPGSHRVPGSVLGVQGGGEGRKAAPRGCSAAREARGSGFTRQALSQSPAEPGPGAQPAALRSQPGTWLSVSRPRRDSPEGYPPESPEESCAARPSSSLARASTYRSQPKLSSLRRRLRSLQSQLPVLLTPGRPGSRPPPNRALRAPAAPWVLVGAAPRPGMRCCSLGRRY, from the coding sequence ATGGCTGGGGTACGGAGGGAAAGGAGAACGCGAGGGTGTGCCACCCAACCCCGCAGAGTGAAGCCGAGGCCCCAAGGACCGTCGAGGAAATCGCGGCTGGGCCGGCCAGATCCGACGCACGGAATGCGATCTCCAGGTTCTCATCGTGTTCCCGGCTCGGTGCTCGGCGTtcaagggggtggggaggggcgaAAAGCTGCCCCTCGAGGCTGCTCCGCCGCCAGGGAAGCCCGTGGCTCAGGCTTCACGCGTCAGGCGCTCTCTCAGAGTCCAGCCGAGCCGGGCCCGGGCGCGCAGCCCGCGGCTCTCCGCTCTCAGCCGGGGACGTGGCTCTCCGTCTCCCGCCCGCGCCGGGACAGCCCCGAAGGCTACCCGCCCGAAAGTCCCGAAGAAAGTTGCGCCGCGCGCCCCAGCTCGTCCCTTGCGCGCGCCTCCACTTACCGCTCCCAGCCGAAGCTTAGTTCTCTTCGGCGTCGCCTCCGCAGCCTCCAGAGCCAGCTCCCGGTCCTCCTCACTCCAGGGCGCCCGGGCTCCCGGCCCCCTCCGAACCGAGCCCTCCGCGCCCCCGCCGCGCCATGGGTGCTAGTGGGCGCCGCGCCGCGCCCCGGGATGCGCTGCTGCAGCCTCGGGCGGCGCTACTGA